In one Oryza glaberrima chromosome 2, OglaRS2, whole genome shotgun sequence genomic region, the following are encoded:
- the LOC127763650 gene encoding NAC domain-containing protein 100-like, producing the protein MALREIESTLPPGFRFFPSDEELVCHYLHKKVANERIAQGSTLVEVDLHAREPWELPEVAKLTASEWYFFSFRDRKYATGSRTNRATKTGYWKATGKDREVRGSSSSSSSSSSSSRAVVGMRKTLVFYQGRAPNGVKTGWVMHEFRLDSPHSQPREDWVLCRVFQKRKGDGDGPQDSGGAASPTFTGSMSTTTLSQLQPPDHRRHAAAAAGGYYVGSQQLAAGYDSAAGFANPTQPAVPHYQYGGAVIGFPEEFGGGGGVADEYGFGTYLDLGFELDDTASVLGGIRSFPQGWN; encoded by the exons ATGGCACTGAGGGAGATCGAGTCGACGCTGCCGCCGGGGTTTAGGTTCTTCCCGAGCGACGAGGAGTTGGTCTGCCACTACCTCCACAAGAAGGTGGCCAACGAGCGGATCGCGCAGGGCTCGACGCTGGTGGAGGTCGACCTCCATGCCCGCGAACCGTGGGAGCTCCCAG AGGTGGCGAAGCTGACGGCGAGTGAGTGGTACTTCTTCAGCTTCCGCGACCGCAAGTACGCGACGGGGTCGCGCACCAACCGCGCCACCAAGACGGGATACTGGAAGGCCACCGGCAAGGACCGCGAGGTgcgcggctcctcctcctcgtcgtcttcgtcgtcgtcgtcgtcgcgcgccgtcgtcggcaTGAGGAAGACGCTCGTCTTCTACCAGGGGAGGGCGCCCAACGGCGTCAAGACCGGCTGGGTTATGCACGAGTTCCGCCTCGACTCCCCGCACTCCCAACCCAGG GAGGACTGGGTGCTATGCAGGGTGTTTCAGAAGAggaagggcgacggcgacggcccgcaggacagcggcggcgccgcctctcccaccTTCACCGGCTCGATGTCGACGACGACATTGTCACAGCTACAGCCGCcggaccaccgccgccatgcagccgcagcggcgggcggcTACTACGTCGGTTCCCAGCAGCTGGCTGCTGGCTacgactccgccgccggcttcgcgAACCCCACGCAGCCGGCGGTGCCACATTACCAATACGGCGGCGCGGTTATCGGGTTCCCGGAggagttcggcggcggcggcggggtagcAGACGAGTACGGGTTTGGGACATACTTGGACTTGGGCTTCGAGCTCGACGACACGGCGAGTGTTCTTGGAGGCATCAGGTCGTTCCCGCAGGGTTGGAATTGA